The Rhododendron vialii isolate Sample 1 chromosome 6a, ASM3025357v1 genome includes a window with the following:
- the LOC131329513 gene encoding probable E3 ubiquitin-protein ligase XERICO isoform X3: MGVCMDLTPADGGILLLIAVCILKSILFVRNILLAPFHLAGIRIAWLEEEHVENPWDWHSLHGTRSMELFLNQSPVLRFHNCRGVQHPPEQECIVCLTEFAPDAEVDRLRCGHVFHRMCLEKWLKSQKLTCPLCRTYVVPREEEDSAPM, translated from the coding sequence ATGGGTGTCTGCATGGATCTAACTCCAGCTGATGGAGGAATTCTGCTCCTAATCGCGGTATGCATACTCAAATCCATCCTCTTTGTCAGAAACATCCTCCTTGCCCCCTTCCATCTTGCAGGCATCCGCATCGCATGGTTGGAAGAAGAACACGTCGAAAACCCTTGGGATTGGCACAGTCTCCACGGGACGCGTTCCATGGAGTTGTTCCTGAACCAGTCCCCGGTACTCAGGTTCCACAACTGCCGTGGGGTCCAACACCCGCCTGAACAAGAGTGCATTGTTTGCCTCACCGAGTTTGCACCGGATGCTGAGGTGGATCGCCTTCGTTGCGGCCATGTTTTTCACAGGATGTGCTTGGAGAAGTGGTTGAAGTCTCAGAAACTCACCTGCCCTCTTTGTAGGACGTACGTGGTGCCCCGGGAGGAGGAAGACTCTGCccctatgtga
- the LOC131329513 gene encoding probable E3 ubiquitin-protein ligase XERICO isoform X1: MARKLETCRKYGKQAPNLHRSTLPGHTDGSEPNMGVCMDLTPADGGILLLIAVCILKSILFVRNILLAPFHLAGIRIAWLEEEHVENPWDWHSLHGTRSMELFLNQSPVLRFHNCRGVQHPPEQECIVCLTEFAPDAEVDRLRCGHVFHRMCLEKWLKSQKLTCPLCRTYVVPREEEDSAPM, encoded by the exons ATGGCCAGAAAGCTTGAAACCTGTCGGAAATATGGAAAACAGGCCCCGAACTTGCACCGTTCAACTTTGCCGGGGCATACCGATG GTTCCGAGCCAAACATGGGTGTCTGCATGGATCTAACTCCAGCTGATGGAGGAATTCTGCTCCTAATCGCGGTATGCATACTCAAATCCATCCTCTTTGTCAGAAACATCCTCCTTGCCCCCTTCCATCTTGCAGGCATCCGCATCGCATGGTTGGAAGAAGAACACGTCGAAAACCCTTGGGATTGGCACAGTCTCCACGGGACGCGTTCCATGGAGTTGTTCCTGAACCAGTCCCCGGTACTCAGGTTCCACAACTGCCGTGGGGTCCAACACCCGCCTGAACAAGAGTGCATTGTTTGCCTCACCGAGTTTGCACCGGATGCTGAGGTGGATCGCCTTCGTTGCGGCCATGTTTTTCACAGGATGTGCTTGGAGAAGTGGTTGAAGTCTCAGAAACTCACCTGCCCTCTTTGTAGGACGTACGTGGTGCCCCGGGAGGAGGAAGACTCTGCccctatgtga
- the LOC131329511 gene encoding uncharacterized protein LOC131329511, giving the protein MAEEVHTQETGNGLNKRRIGHKKGGKAKKKQKVFQGSREKKVKIDKRMQKLYSKRARDYNSDDDDEDDDDDDEPSHVARNGNEQSYGRNKVFDGKSSDEEEEEPQNDDMEHEMSEDEDGEIQPGITKFSEGCNAFRMAFKKITKTNISDDLLGPVLSAHKKLLAEKLAEEETERKVKGEAKKEKQLIREKGHVKPANFLDSHEKFLIGVATKGVVKLFNAVNKAQIAQKGLNPSRSKDAKAIRKRRKEAFFSELGKTPSQTAVTLAKAGTSRGTVDGEGPAWAPLRDGYMLTNPKFKDWDKMQDTTVEDDVGRVSSDSSSDDD; this is encoded by the exons ATGGCTGAAGAGGTACACACACAAGAAACTGGAAATGGCCTGAATAAGAGGAGAATAGGGCACAAGAAGGGTGGCAAGgcaaagaagaagcaaaaagtGTTTCAGGGCTCCAGGGAGAAGAAGGTTAAAATAGAcaagagaatgcaaaaacttTATAGCAAAAGGGCGAGGGACTACAattctgatgatgatgatgaggatgatgatgatgatgatgagccTTCCCATGTTGCTAGAAATGGAAATGAACAATCATATGGCAGAAATAAGGTGTTTGATGGAAAATCTTCggacgaagaagaagaggaacccCAAAATGATGACATGGAGCATGAAATGTCTGAAGATGAAGATGGTGAAATTCAGCCAGGAATTACGAAGTTCTCAGAAGGCTGTAACGCTTTCCGGATGGCATTCAAGAAAATTACAAAGACGAATATTTCGGATGATCTGCTG GGCCCTGTATTATCAGCACACAAGAAGCTACTGGCAGAGAAGCTTGCTGAAGAAGAAACTGAAAGGAAAGTCAAGGGGGAGgcaaaaaaggagaagcagtTG ATAAGGGAGAAGGGGCACGTGAAGCCTGCTAATTTCTTGGATTCCCATGAGAAGTTTCTTATTGGAGTTGCTACAAAAGGAG TGGTCAAGCTATTTAATGCT GTCAACAAAGCTCAAATTGCTCAGAAGGGATTGAATCCGTCAAGGTCTAAAGATGCAAAAG CAATAAGAAAGCGGAGGAAAGAAGCCTTCTTTTCAGAGTTGGGCAAGACACCATCACAAACAGCTGTAACTCTCGCTAAg GCTGGTACATCCAGAGGCACAGTTGACGGTGAAGGTCCTGCCTGGGCTCCCCTGCGTGATGGTTACATGCTAACAAATCCCAAGTTTAAGGATTGGGATAAGATGCAG GATACAACGGTGGAAGATGATGTTGGAAGGGTGTCATCAGATAGTTCATCCGATGATGACTGA
- the LOC131329513 gene encoding probable E3 ubiquitin-protein ligase XERICO isoform X2, whose protein sequence is MFLVHVKAGSEPNMGVCMDLTPADGGILLLIAVCILKSILFVRNILLAPFHLAGIRIAWLEEEHVENPWDWHSLHGTRSMELFLNQSPVLRFHNCRGVQHPPEQECIVCLTEFAPDAEVDRLRCGHVFHRMCLEKWLKSQKLTCPLCRTYVVPREEEDSAPM, encoded by the exons ATGTTTTTGGTTCATGTAAAAGCAG GTTCCGAGCCAAACATGGGTGTCTGCATGGATCTAACTCCAGCTGATGGAGGAATTCTGCTCCTAATCGCGGTATGCATACTCAAATCCATCCTCTTTGTCAGAAACATCCTCCTTGCCCCCTTCCATCTTGCAGGCATCCGCATCGCATGGTTGGAAGAAGAACACGTCGAAAACCCTTGGGATTGGCACAGTCTCCACGGGACGCGTTCCATGGAGTTGTTCCTGAACCAGTCCCCGGTACTCAGGTTCCACAACTGCCGTGGGGTCCAACACCCGCCTGAACAAGAGTGCATTGTTTGCCTCACCGAGTTTGCACCGGATGCTGAGGTGGATCGCCTTCGTTGCGGCCATGTTTTTCACAGGATGTGCTTGGAGAAGTGGTTGAAGTCTCAGAAACTCACCTGCCCTCTTTGTAGGACGTACGTGGTGCCCCGGGAGGAGGAAGACTCTGCccctatgtga
- the LOC131329514 gene encoding uncharacterized protein LOC131329514 has translation MRINQFDWLSVSIARMDQTSRKQQGTSVLLNTTLEEVKSSTALSSPPPSPMALQKSSSVKQNCLCSPTTHAGSFRCRYHRNPSFTRSSSVGSKLSEISSKLSEFEPKPSRMCDQLHA, from the exons ATGCGAATAAATCAATTTGATTGGTTATCAGTAAGCAT AGCAAGGATGGATCAAACATCTAGGAAGCAACAAGGGACATCTGTGCTGCTAAACACAACACTAGAGGAGGTGAAGAGCTCAACAGCATTatcttcaccaccaccatctcccATGGCTCTACAGAAGTCATCAAGTGTCAAACAAAACTGCCTCTGTTCACCAACCACCCACGCTGGATCCTTTCGCTGCCGCTACCACAGGAACCCAAGCTTTACCCGCAGCTCATCCGTCGGCTCTAAACTCTCTGAGATCAGCTCCAAACTCTCGGAGTTTGAGCCCAAACCGTCCAGAATGTGCGACCAACTCCACGCTTAA
- the LOC131329508 gene encoding uncharacterized protein LOC131329508 isoform X1, whose protein sequence is MIDTNAVALHAKRVFLKFSTMVGRNQLLQSGGFRPEQLGQNALAQIRNLGFTIFVLGVLIFTIIAATYEPEDPLFHPSTKITTFLTSTSNATFKSDDTVVKTGEDFMAANQTAFATFINVTDVVEDATPVTTTSLECEAEVGKPIDCTDQEVFHVMMKAAIEQFMDIHFYRFGKPVRGSDETSCHMAWRFRPKEGKAAAFYKDYRSFEISRSENCTFSVVRIGEYHSGGNARKRKKNHKGEFEKKLPTQELHPVALPEVGETVNDSLPVVESEHSFSQGRYLVYQGGGDRCKSMQQYLWSFMCALGEAQYLNRTLVMELSLCLSSIHMSSQQDEEGKDFRFYFDFEHLKESASVLDHVQFWTDWTKWHQKDGLSLHLVEDVRVTPMKLAGVKDTLIMRKFGTVEPDNYWYRVCEGETESVVQRPWHLVWKSKRLMDIVSAIASRLNWDFDSVHIVRGEKAKNKELWPNLDADTSPGALLSTLSSKIDDGRNLYIATDEADTSFFDPLKDKYSTHFLDEYKDLWDQNSEWYGDTMKLNNGVPVEFDGYMRSSVDTEVFFRGKKQVETFSDLTRDCKDGVNSCSSASS, encoded by the coding sequence GGTTTTCTTGAAGTTTTCGACTATGGTTGGTCGGAATCAACTATTGCAAAGCGGTGGCTTCCGACCGGAGCAGCTTGGCCAAAATGCTCTTGCACAGATTAGGAACCTTGGTTTCACAATTTTTGTACTAGGGGTCTTGATTTTCACTATTATTGCCGCGACTTATGAACCTGAGGACCCTTTGTTTCATCCTTCCACAAAAATCACAACATTCCTCACATCGACGTCAAATGCCACTTTTAAGTCTGATGACACAGTTGTCAAGACTGGAGAGGACTTCATGGCTGCAAATCAGACAGCATTTGCCACTTTCATAAATGTTACGGATGTTGTTGAGGATGCGACGCCTGTCACCACCACTAGTCTTGAATGCGAGGCTGAGGTTGGTAAGCCAATCGACTGCACAGACCAGGAGGTGTTCCATGTGATGATGAAGGCTGCCATAGAACAATTTATGGACATTCACTTCTACCGGTTTGGTAAACCTGTTCGTGGATCGGATGAAACCTCTTGCCACATGGCATGGAGGTTTAGACCCAAGGAAGGAAAGGCAGCGGCATTTTATAAGGACTACCGGAGCTTTGAGATTTCCAGATCTGAGAATTGCACTTTTAGTGTTGTTCGCATCGGGGAATACCATTCTGGTGGTAATGCcagaaagaggaagaagaatcaCAAAGGAGAGTTTGAGAAGAAGCTCCCAACACAAGAACTGCACCCTGTCGCTCTGCCTGAAGTTGGAGAAACTGTAAACGACTCACTACCTGTGGTTGAATCAGAGCATTCATTTAGCCAGGGTAGGTACTTGGTTTATCAGGGAGGTGGCGATAGATGCAAGAGCATGCAACAGTACCTGTGGAGTTTCATGTGTGCTTTAGGTGAAGCCCAGTACTTGAATAGGACACTTGTTATGGAATTGAGTCTTTGTTTGTCCTCAATTCATATGTCATCACAGCAAGATGAAGAAGGGAAAGATTTCAGGTTTTATTTTGACTTTGAGCATTTGAAAGAGTCGGCTTCCGTTTTGGACCATGTTCAATTTTGGACCGATTGGACTAAATGGCACCAGAAAGATGGGCTGAGCCTCCATCTTGTGGAGGACGTAAGGGTCACTCCAATGAAGCTAGCCGGGGTTAAGGATACTTTGATTATGAGGAAGTTTGGTACTGTTGAGCCAGATAATTACTGGTATAGGGTATGCGAAGGGGAGACGGAATCAGTTGTGCAAAGGCCTTGGCATCTGGTATGGAAGTCTAAGCGGTTGATGGACATAGTTTCTGCAATTGCGTCTAGGTTGAATTGGGATTTTGACTCTGTTCACAtcgtgagaggagagaaagcgAAGAACAAGGAGCTGTGGCCTAATCTTGATGCGGATACCTCTCCTGGAGCTCTTCTTTCAACTTTGTCTAGTAAGATTGACGATGGAAGGAACCTTTACATTGCCACAGATGAGGCGGACACGTCCTTCTTTGACCCTTTGAAAGACAAGTATTCCACTCATTTCCTTGATGAATATAAGGACTTATGGGATCAGAACAGTGAATGGTACGGTGATACTATGAAACTTAACAATGGGGTTCCGGTTGAATTTGATGGGTACATGAGGAGCTCTGTTGATACAGAAGTGTTCTTTAGGGGGAAAAAGCAGGTTGAGACTTTCAGTGATCTCACTAGAGATTGCAAGGATGGAGTTAACTCCTGCAGCTCGGCCTCCAGCTAA
- the LOC131329508 gene encoding uncharacterized protein LOC131329508 isoform X2, whose translation MVGRNQLLQSGGFRPEQLGQNALAQIRNLGFTIFVLGVLIFTIIAATYEPEDPLFHPSTKITTFLTSTSNATFKSDDTVVKTGEDFMAANQTAFATFINVTDVVEDATPVTTTSLECEAEVGKPIDCTDQEVFHVMMKAAIEQFMDIHFYRFGKPVRGSDETSCHMAWRFRPKEGKAAAFYKDYRSFEISRSENCTFSVVRIGEYHSGGNARKRKKNHKGEFEKKLPTQELHPVALPEVGETVNDSLPVVESEHSFSQGRYLVYQGGGDRCKSMQQYLWSFMCALGEAQYLNRTLVMELSLCLSSIHMSSQQDEEGKDFRFYFDFEHLKESASVLDHVQFWTDWTKWHQKDGLSLHLVEDVRVTPMKLAGVKDTLIMRKFGTVEPDNYWYRVCEGETESVVQRPWHLVWKSKRLMDIVSAIASRLNWDFDSVHIVRGEKAKNKELWPNLDADTSPGALLSTLSSKIDDGRNLYIATDEADTSFFDPLKDKYSTHFLDEYKDLWDQNSEWYGDTMKLNNGVPVEFDGYMRSSVDTEVFFRGKKQVETFSDLTRDCKDGVNSCSSASS comes from the coding sequence ATGGTTGGTCGGAATCAACTATTGCAAAGCGGTGGCTTCCGACCGGAGCAGCTTGGCCAAAATGCTCTTGCACAGATTAGGAACCTTGGTTTCACAATTTTTGTACTAGGGGTCTTGATTTTCACTATTATTGCCGCGACTTATGAACCTGAGGACCCTTTGTTTCATCCTTCCACAAAAATCACAACATTCCTCACATCGACGTCAAATGCCACTTTTAAGTCTGATGACACAGTTGTCAAGACTGGAGAGGACTTCATGGCTGCAAATCAGACAGCATTTGCCACTTTCATAAATGTTACGGATGTTGTTGAGGATGCGACGCCTGTCACCACCACTAGTCTTGAATGCGAGGCTGAGGTTGGTAAGCCAATCGACTGCACAGACCAGGAGGTGTTCCATGTGATGATGAAGGCTGCCATAGAACAATTTATGGACATTCACTTCTACCGGTTTGGTAAACCTGTTCGTGGATCGGATGAAACCTCTTGCCACATGGCATGGAGGTTTAGACCCAAGGAAGGAAAGGCAGCGGCATTTTATAAGGACTACCGGAGCTTTGAGATTTCCAGATCTGAGAATTGCACTTTTAGTGTTGTTCGCATCGGGGAATACCATTCTGGTGGTAATGCcagaaagaggaagaagaatcaCAAAGGAGAGTTTGAGAAGAAGCTCCCAACACAAGAACTGCACCCTGTCGCTCTGCCTGAAGTTGGAGAAACTGTAAACGACTCACTACCTGTGGTTGAATCAGAGCATTCATTTAGCCAGGGTAGGTACTTGGTTTATCAGGGAGGTGGCGATAGATGCAAGAGCATGCAACAGTACCTGTGGAGTTTCATGTGTGCTTTAGGTGAAGCCCAGTACTTGAATAGGACACTTGTTATGGAATTGAGTCTTTGTTTGTCCTCAATTCATATGTCATCACAGCAAGATGAAGAAGGGAAAGATTTCAGGTTTTATTTTGACTTTGAGCATTTGAAAGAGTCGGCTTCCGTTTTGGACCATGTTCAATTTTGGACCGATTGGACTAAATGGCACCAGAAAGATGGGCTGAGCCTCCATCTTGTGGAGGACGTAAGGGTCACTCCAATGAAGCTAGCCGGGGTTAAGGATACTTTGATTATGAGGAAGTTTGGTACTGTTGAGCCAGATAATTACTGGTATAGGGTATGCGAAGGGGAGACGGAATCAGTTGTGCAAAGGCCTTGGCATCTGGTATGGAAGTCTAAGCGGTTGATGGACATAGTTTCTGCAATTGCGTCTAGGTTGAATTGGGATTTTGACTCTGTTCACAtcgtgagaggagagaaagcgAAGAACAAGGAGCTGTGGCCTAATCTTGATGCGGATACCTCTCCTGGAGCTCTTCTTTCAACTTTGTCTAGTAAGATTGACGATGGAAGGAACCTTTACATTGCCACAGATGAGGCGGACACGTCCTTCTTTGACCCTTTGAAAGACAAGTATTCCACTCATTTCCTTGATGAATATAAGGACTTATGGGATCAGAACAGTGAATGGTACGGTGATACTATGAAACTTAACAATGGGGTTCCGGTTGAATTTGATGGGTACATGAGGAGCTCTGTTGATACAGAAGTGTTCTTTAGGGGGAAAAAGCAGGTTGAGACTTTCAGTGATCTCACTAGAGATTGCAAGGATGGAGTTAACTCCTGCAGCTCGGCCTCCAGCTAA